The window tgtatttttataccatacacctaTAGCGTGAAattgtatattaaagtcgccaaaatgtatgtaacaggtagaaggaagcttttccgaccccataaagtacatacatatatatattcttgatcagcatcaacagccgagacgatctagccatgcccgcccgtccgtccgtaggAACACCTAGATTTTGAGACTATAAAAGCtcgagccaccaaatttggaaTGTAGTCCGGGTaatatgtacagttatcgagtttgtttcacaTTTTTGCCACGCTCCTAGCCAATTTAagcatatacataaatgttttcccataaggccggagttggccgttggctagtggggGCGCTATGTTTGAGTGAGCGGGacactaagatatgcttgtaaaaatacgtaaatgcattttttattttaaacttgaaatatttgttttactggtgtatggtacacccaagtcggcgagacgacttacgtACATAATTTacattgtattttttattttttttgattagaACAGACGTATTTTGGACGCAATaacattttcattgttttgtatgaatatgtCGTTCCACGCCAATAATACCATACAATTCCAGTTGGATAGGAGGCAGGTTGCCCTGCATAGTACATTCCGAACAGATTGctgaaaacaaattagaatcaaAAATACCtttaactttatttatataaatgtatatacttaCCTAGCGGGGCAACCTCCAAACCACCAGGCTCCAAATTGTCCTATTGcgcaattatttttttcttctgaatTGTTGTCGTTATCATATGTCGTAAAGTTTTTACCCTTATGGGCCCCCAACGAGTCTCCTGCATCTCCAGTATATGTTCCCAATGTGCTCAGCTTATACAATGCATTTTCACTTTCAATGTAAAACTCGTCGTAGCGGGCGAATCGAGTGTTTCCTTCAAAATCCTCCAAATGAATGTACAACTCATAGGGCTGTGATTTCGTGATGGCATGCAGTTTGTCGAGACCTATAAAGAAATCTCCCGAATAGTTTCCAAATCCTCGTTTGTATTCCGTCCAGTTTCTAAAGAAATTGAGTTCAACATTTGATCGACTTGCGATTACTGTATATCCTGCTCCTGTAATTTCATAATCGCATAGGATCTCAAACGGTTCGAGACCAGGAAGAGCAATTTTGAAAGGACCCAACCAGCTGTGTTGCTGTGGACAAGAGGTTCCGCGAGAAGAATAGTCATGTTCAACCCGCCGGGTTGAATATTGACTGCCTTTAAAACTAAAGAAGAaatgttttgttaaaatcagttttcataaatttttcttAGTTGTTTCACCTTGCAAAATTGGCCACATCACCAGTCAGTAATACTTCTGCACTGCACTTTTTAAAAGTTAGGCATAAGAATGTCAAATAAAACCACAAAGCATTCATAGTAGCTGTAAGTGAACTAGAAACACATCTTCTACAGCTCCGTCTTATATAGAGTCCAATTAGAAGAATCTTTATGGTCTGGTCCAAGATGTCATTATACCATGCACTTAGAGGGTGAAATCCTATATCAAAGCCGCCATAATGTTTGCAGCAGAACTAATAGTTTTTAACCTTATAAagcatatttttaaaaagcaTGTGGACAGTTGAGTCAATCTAGCCATGTCGGCTTGGCTTAAATACATTGATCTCAAAGCTTATAAAAGCTCAAACCACCAATTTTGTAGAGTCATACTTCATTACTTTATTATACTTTATCTGAGAATAAAACTCATATTTAAATACTTATTTATAAATGTACGTATCGTATATTGAGGATTTTTCGTAGTTATCTACtgacaaataaaaatgtgttcagtatttcctttttattatcttatgtatatatatgtatgtatgtaaacaCTAAATGTATGTCTATGAAATTCCCCTCACAGCTCCGCCTCTAGCCTACGTCCATTTCCGTCCTTATGGATCGCCTAGTAAAACTCGTCTGTACGTATATTTtccatgtttctagtccgatttttataaaatttcgTTCGTTGGTAGATATTAATGGGGCTCATCGGTGTGCTGAGTTTGGTGTTAATAGTCAAAAATTGCAGGggcaatcggttttttttttctagacTATGGAGGCGAAAGTAGGTGTGGCAAAAAAGTTCAATATTAATAATCTGTACgcattttaaacaaatttacatGCCAAATTTGGTGGATCTAGCTTTGTTAGagaaatttagttttatttatttttcggAGGCAGATGTGGGCGTGGAAAAAATTTGGAAAAGCCAAATATGGTACTAAGCCAGTTCACATTCAAAATTTGGCGTCTATAGCTAGTatatcagttttatgtaatttgGGGCGGCGTGgcgaaaatttaaaataaacttgaacACCGTGGGTATTACAGGAGTCTAAGTtccaaatttggtgactcttatagtctccgagatctgagTGTTCATGCGGGACAGACGGATGGACATGGATCAAGAAAATGTATACTTTATGAAGCCGGAAATGCTtcttacatacattttggcgtctttaatataccattttaccccatgggtgcatggtatttataaaattattcGCACATTGCATATaggatttaaatttttgacacTCCCACTTCCGACCCTTCGCAGTGATGAATAAAACCGCTCAACCTAAACGACCGTAGCCAAATTTGACACACTCACGCTTATCATCAATGGCTATCAATTTACCAACAAATTTTATACAACTCGGATTGAAAATAGTTCAAAATATGTGTATTAACGATTTTCATAAGGGCTGCCATAAGGGCGGAGTTTGACACTGGCCGGTGGCGGAGCTTGaaagagtgagcgagacagcTTTTATCTGGCTTTTATGTAGAAATAGTtttatttggtcttaaaatTTGACACATTTGATTCATTTGGAGAAAtgtattattcttttttttaaaacgaAGCCACGGTCTGTAGTTGgattaataacaaaaatattttggacgcattaacattttcatttttttgtatgAATAATTCTCTCCACGCCAATCATACCATGCCATTCCACTTGCAGAAGATGGAGATGTTTCTACGAAATACATTCCGAACAGATTGCTGATagtgttaaaaaaataaaattaaaaaacgtCTCAAATAGTgtgtaaacatttatatttgtgtgtatatatttacCTCCTGGTGCAATCGACGTACCACCAAGCACCGAGTCGTTCTAGTGCACAATTTTGAGTATCGAGCGCATCATTGTCCCTGTCGTATGTGGAAAACTTGAAACCTTTGTTGACACTCAACGAGTCTCCTGCATCTCCAGTATATGTTCCCAATGTGGTCAGCTTATACAATGCATTTTCACTTTCAATGTAAAATTCATCGTATCGGGCGAATCGAGTGTTTCCTTCAAAATCCTCCAAATGAACGTACAACTCATAGGGCTGTGATCTCGTGATGGCATGCAGTTTGTCGAGACCTATAAAGAAATCTCCCGAATAGTTTCCAAATCCTCGTTTGTATTCCGTCCAGTTTCTAAAGAAATTGAGTTCAACATTTGATCGACTTGCGATTACTATATATCCTGTTCCTGTAATTTCATAATCGCATAGGATCTCAAACGGTCGGAGACCAGGAAGAGCCATTGAGAAGATATTTTCATAACCTTGTTTCTGTGGACAAGAGGTTACATAGTTGGGGGTTGGATATTGCCTGCCTTTAAAACTAAAGAAGAaatgttttgttaaaatcagttttcataaatttttcttAGTTGTTTCACCTTGCAAAATTGGCCACATCACCAGTCGGTAATACTTCTGCACTGCACTTTTTAAAAGTTAGGCATAAGAATGTCAAATAAAACCACAAAGCATTCATAGTAGCTGTAAGTGAACTAGAAACACATCTTCTACAGCTCCGTCTTATATAGAGTCCAATTAGAAGAATCTTTATGGTCTGGACCAAGATGTCTTTATACCATGAACTTAGAGGGTGAAATCCTATATTAAAACCGCCAAAATTTTTGCAGCAGAACTAATAGTTTTTAACCCCGtaaagtatgtatatttttgaacAGCATGTAGACAGTCGAGTCAATCTATCTAGCCATGTCGGttctattttctttgtttttataaatGTCAAGACTTTAACGGTAAAATCGGACtaatgtttattttataaGTGCAATCGACATATTATTTGTCAATCAATGATTGCAGTTTGTTGTACTATGAACAGATACATTTTGACCGCAATAACATTTTCATGGTTAAAGAATCACAGATTTCTCCACAAAATACATTCCGAACAGCTtactaaaaatgtttaaaataaaGCCAAAAATACTTCAACTATGAGATGTGGTCTACTAACACACACTTGTGGGTCGCAGCATCATTTTCATGGTCTTGTATGAGTACCTTGATCCACGCCAACCGTACCATACTATTCCGCTGGCATACGATGCAGTTTCCTTGAAGTAATAGGTTCCAAAGAGATTGCTGAAAacatatgaaaattaaatgaaaaatgtgtccaacaatatttattatttctataTTTGTAGTTACCTATCGGTGCAAGATCTATACCACCAAGCACCAAGTCGGTCCAATGCACAATTTGTATTTTCGAATCCATCATTGTCGTTATCATATGTGGAAAACTTGTTATTCTTGTGGTAACTCAACGAGTCTCCCGCGTCTCCGGTATATGTTCCTAATTTGCTCATCTTAAacaattcattttcattttcaatataaaattcGTCGTATCGGGCGAATCGAGTGTTTCCTTCAAAATCCTCAAAATGAACGTACAACTCATAGGTCTGTGATTTCGTGATTGCATGCAGTTTGTCGAGACCTATAAAGAAATCTCCCGAAAGGTATCCAAATCCTCGTTTGTATTCCGTCCAGTTTCTAAAAAAATTGAGTTCAACATTGGATCGACTTGCGATTACTGTATATCCTGCTCCTGCGATTTGAGCATCGCATAGGACGGGGAACGGGTCGAGACCAGGAAGAGTAATTTCGAAGATTCCTTCAACACCAAATGCCTGTGGACAGTAGGTAAGAGGTTCCGTTGTATTACCAATGTAGCCGGTGTCCTCTGGGATGGCCACTTCGTCAgttaaactaacaaattaataatttgttaaaGCCTTTCTATTGACAATTTTTCTTTAGTATTTTGAGTTTTACCTTGTAACAGTAGACGTA is drawn from Drosophila willistoni isolate 14030-0811.24 chromosome 2R unlocalized genomic scaffold, UCI_dwil_1.1 Seg167, whole genome shotgun sequence and contains these coding sequences:
- the LOC26529848 gene encoding ficolin-2 isoform X2, with product MNALWFYLTFLCLTFKKCSAEVLPTGDVANFASFKGSQYSTRRVEHDYSSRGTSCPQQHSWLGPFKIALPGLEPFEILCDYEITGAGYTVIASRSNVELNFFRNWTEYKRGFGNYSGDFFIGLDKLHAITKSQPYELYIHLEDFEGNTRFARYDEFYIESENALYKLSTLGTYTGDAGDSLGAHKGKNFTTYDNDNNSEEKNNCAIGQFGAWWFGGCPASNLFGMYYAGQPASYPTGIVWYYWRGTTYSYKTMKMLLRPKYVCSNQKK
- the LOC26529848 gene encoding ficolin-2 isoform X1, which translates into the protein MNALWFYLTFLCLTFKKCSAEVLLTGDVANFASFKGSQYSTRRVEHDYSSRGTSCPQQHSWLGPFKIALPGLEPFEILCDYEITGAGYTVIASRSNVELNFFRNWTEYKRGFGNYSGDFFIGLDKLHAITKSQPYELYIHLEDFEGNTRFARYDEFYIESENALYKLSTLGTYTGDAGDSLGAHKGKNFTTYDNDNNSEEKNNCAIGQFGAWWFGGCPASNLFGMYYAGQPASYPTGIVWYYWRGTTYSYKTMKMLLRPKYVCSNQKK
- the LOC6641881 gene encoding microfibril-associated glycoprotein 4 — translated: MKAFWICLAVLCPTFLKCNGKDITYTFNTSTVTSLTDEVAIPEDTGYIGNTTEPLTYCPQAFGVEGIFEITLPGLDPFPVLCDAQIAGAGYTVIASRSNVELNFFRNWTEYKRGFGYLSGDFFIGLDKLHAITKSQTYELYVHFEDFEGNTRFARYDEFYIENENELFKMSKLGTYTGDAGDSLSYHKNNKFSTYDNDNDGFENTNCALDRLGAWWYRSCTDSNLFGTYYFKETASYASGIVWYGWRGSRYSYKTMKMMLRPTSVLSCSECILWRNL
- the LOC26529848 gene encoding ficolin-2 isoform X3, with translation MNALWFYLTFLCLTFKKCSAEVLPTGDVANFASFKGRQYPTPNYVTSCPQKQGYENIFSMALPGLRPFEILCDYEITGTGYIVIASRSNVELNFFRNWTEYKRGFGNYSGDFFIGLDKLHAITRSQPYELYVHLEDFEGNTRFARYDEFYIESENALYKLTTLGTYTGDAGDSLSVNKGFKFSTYDRDNDALDTQNCALERLGAWWYVDCTRSNLFGMYFVETSPSSASGMAWYDWRGENYSYKKMKMLMRPKYFCY